A genome region from Desulfonatronovibrio magnus includes the following:
- a CDS encoding FHA domain-containing protein, producing the protein MKNSNKDIYNILITVLEGVDRGKKFTLNPGGEYSLGRSAECDIRLDQSDKTISRKHALIKVEAKSILIENLSSTNPVQVKGKPVSKARIGSGKQFQVGNSLFVLEVPGRDKISGRNSNKKLIILSGLLVLCTFMIFIGLSGKKEQPDGSSPLTRPAEVEETSPPVVYERLESLPVPEEIEVSSENQLRSDQHFRQGMFFYDTGNTLRAVNEWEQALSVNPNNADARAWFLRAEREIEDQARKHYQNAMLHYKYMRYTQAEHEFRMVLQLSRNKSSDQYINSLRYLNELQSR; encoded by the coding sequence ATGAAAAATTCTAACAAAGACATTTATAACATATTGATTACAGTCCTTGAAGGTGTAGACAGGGGTAAAAAATTTACCCTTAATCCTGGTGGGGAGTATTCACTTGGCAGATCTGCTGAGTGCGATATTCGCCTTGATCAGTCCGACAAGACTATATCCAGGAAACACGCTCTGATTAAAGTTGAAGCCAAAAGTATACTTATTGAAAACTTAAGTTCTACCAACCCTGTTCAAGTCAAAGGTAAACCTGTATCCAAGGCAAGAATAGGTTCAGGCAAGCAGTTCCAGGTTGGCAACTCCCTATTTGTCCTTGAAGTACCCGGAAGGGACAAGATTTCAGGACGAAACAGCAATAAAAAGTTAATTATTCTCTCAGGGCTGCTTGTTTTATGTACCTTTATGATTTTTATCGGCCTCTCCGGAAAAAAAGAACAACCAGATGGCAGCTCTCCTTTAACAAGACCAGCAGAAGTTGAGGAGACCAGCCCTCCTGTGGTGTACGAAAGGCTGGAATCACTACCGGTACCAGAAGAGATTGAAGTATCTTCGGAAAATCAACTCAGATCAGACCAGCATTTCAGACAGGGAATGTTTTTTTATGATACCGGCAATACTTTAAGAGCTGTTAATGAATGGGAACAGGCCCTTAGCGTCAACCCAAACAATGCTGACGCAAGAGCATGGTTTCTAAGGGCTGAAAGAGAAATTGAAGATCAGGCCAGGAAACACTATCAAAATGCCATGCTTCACTACAAATATATGCGTTATACTCAAGCAGAACATGAATTCAGGATGGTACTCCAACTTTCAAGAAACAAATCCAGTGATCAATATATCAACTCTTTGAGGTATTTAAATGAACTCCAGTCCCGATAG
- a CDS encoding FHA domain-containing protein codes for MNSSPDSSKLKLIIHEDAQTSYEKEFSPDKEINVGRNELSDLILRSRRVSRNHSRIFFDKGQWIIEDRGSQNGTKLNGKKIECEKLKNGDNVQIGDYQIEIIWKQDQDEEETVVREDDRTVVLEDDQDLDKTVVTGPLITPQPADSRIVDRIIAPIKKNKIIAGVAAGVFSLFLIILIMPSSKNDEQDSEETVLSREQDRTETMLDLESQHRLSTYLQSGKTQFDAGNFSEALIRFQAVLELDPEHTEALELLTQTRQKIVEAEEARRLALEEERERMDRVRAISSRARQAMTANNLEHAREIIAEAVFLEPEDPNVIKLKDEIEKAIHEQQMTREEQEQQRAEQVALLRQHFEAGQRYYDQENFLAALQQWEKVIAMNIESPETAHIRHAIPQLRKLLEEDIAEDYKKAMQHYEKGDFTSTLDYLQKVVIVSPDYREAQRIMAEVSVQVESKARRLYQEGLVYEGLGQRSRAIEKWREVLEVMPFEDNDYYQRALGKLR; via the coding sequence ATGAACTCCAGTCCCGATAGCAGCAAGTTGAAACTGATTATCCATGAAGATGCTCAGACTTCTTACGAAAAAGAGTTTTCTCCTGACAAGGAAATAAATGTAGGCCGCAACGAGCTTTCTGACTTGATACTCAGAAGCCGAAGAGTTTCAAGAAACCATAGTAGAATTTTCTTTGATAAGGGTCAGTGGATAATAGAAGACCGCGGCAGCCAAAATGGAACCAAGCTTAATGGAAAAAAGATTGAATGTGAAAAGCTAAAAAATGGTGATAATGTTCAGATTGGAGATTACCAAATAGAGATAATTTGGAAACAGGACCAGGATGAAGAAGAGACGGTGGTCAGGGAAGATGACCGGACTGTTGTCCTGGAAGATGATCAGGACTTAGACAAAACTGTGGTCACTGGACCATTAATCACCCCTCAGCCTGCTGACAGTCGTATTGTAGACAGAATAATTGCCCCGATTAAAAAAAATAAAATTATTGCAGGAGTAGCCGCAGGAGTATTTTCACTATTTCTGATTATATTGATCATGCCTTCATCTAAAAACGATGAACAGGACTCTGAAGAGACAGTTTTGTCCAGAGAACAGGACAGAACAGAGACCATGCTTGACCTTGAGAGCCAGCATAGACTTTCAACATATTTGCAAAGCGGGAAGACCCAGTTTGATGCAGGAAACTTCAGCGAGGCATTGATCAGATTTCAGGCAGTTCTGGAGCTCGACCCGGAACATACTGAGGCACTTGAGCTTTTGACTCAGACTAGACAAAAAATTGTTGAAGCTGAAGAGGCACGCCGTTTAGCTCTGGAAGAAGAAAGAGAACGTATGGACAGGGTAAGAGCCATTTCCTCGAGAGCCAGGCAGGCCATGACTGCCAATAACTTGGAACATGCCCGGGAAATTATTGCTGAGGCAGTTTTTTTGGAACCTGAAGATCCTAACGTCATTAAACTGAAAGATGAAATCGAAAAGGCCATTCATGAACAGCAAATGACAAGAGAGGAGCAGGAGCAGCAAAGAGCTGAACAGGTTGCTCTGCTCAGGCAGCATTTTGAAGCTGGACAGAGATACTATGACCAGGAAAATTTCCTTGCAGCACTCCAGCAGTGGGAAAAAGTTATCGCCATGAACATTGAAAGTCCTGAAACGGCTCACATTAGACACGCAATACCCCAGCTGAGAAAATTGCTCGAGGAGGATATTGCTGAAGATTACAAAAAGGCTATGCAGCACTACGAAAAAGGAGATTTTACCAGTACTTTGGACTACCTTCAGAAAGTGGTTATTGTATCACCCGATTACAGGGAAGCTCAGCGGATAATGGCTGAAGTTTCTGTTCAAGTAGAATCTAAGGCCAGAAGGTTGTATCAGGAAGGGTTAGTTTATGAAGGATTGGGG
- a CDS encoding FHA domain-containing protein: MSQEIIILKQGKSERTIHLEDGSYTIGRSPSSDITLSDSAVSKKHAVLEIKGSEFIIRDNQSANGIFFRGKKVIEKKFNNSFEFEIKPYTLKLKSENQPGSINKESRFSDIIAKNFKVSIIIFMMFFVLLSTLVIYSPMKKRVNSIYTQETLKNGILLSRYLAEMNRTFIESGEHSKIRISPVTVEDGVLYAFIVDSHGKIIAPRERQGDFFNWPELAQALRGGQLMIDQVSSGERIIFNPVHSHGQLSGAAIIGFSPGSGDVQGLGGTVFFILIFLTILVLVASQVIVKSFHDPLKRFYEEAELAIKEGKSSINYFAPNPEMENIKVAFNRILLRQPGGLKEKGVEEKPEMSSEQKSGNNDVNSQSVNIYDSLQKNRDENMINSKDIEHPWCIISRDEYCLNQLSDNFSSELQIDHCKPDTHIIEAFDSELIQAVSELIENQMSEPVEIEYLGQKFTVERSDKLSDQNSVLIIFRKLS, encoded by the coding sequence ATGTCTCAGGAAATAATCATACTCAAGCAAGGAAAGTCAGAAAGAACTATCCATCTTGAAGATGGAAGTTATACAATAGGCAGGTCACCTTCATCTGATATAACTCTATCTGACAGTGCTGTTTCAAAAAAACATGCTGTACTGGAAATTAAAGGTTCTGAATTTATCATTAGAGACAATCAAAGTGCCAACGGTATTTTTTTCAGAGGCAAAAAAGTTATAGAAAAAAAATTCAATAACTCATTTGAATTTGAAATAAAACCTTATACACTCAAACTCAAAAGTGAAAATCAACCTGGTAGTATTAATAAAGAATCCAGATTCAGTGACATTATTGCAAAAAACTTCAAAGTCAGCATTATTATTTTCATGATGTTTTTTGTACTCTTAAGCACATTGGTTATTTACTCGCCCATGAAAAAAAGAGTCAACAGCATATACACCCAGGAAACATTAAAAAATGGAATACTGTTAAGCAGATACCTGGCAGAGATGAACCGGACATTCATTGAGTCTGGAGAGCACTCAAAAATCCGCATCTCTCCAGTCACAGTTGAAGACGGTGTGCTATACGCCTTTATTGTGGACAGCCATGGAAAAATAATTGCCCCCCGTGAAAGGCAGGGGGACTTTTTTAACTGGCCAGAGCTTGCCCAGGCTCTCAGAGGAGGGCAATTAATGATAGACCAGGTGTCCTCTGGAGAACGTATCATCTTCAACCCTGTTCATAGTCATGGACAGTTAAGTGGAGCAGCTATTATTGGTTTTTCACCTGGATCAGGAGATGTTCAGGGCTTGGGAGGTACTGTTTTTTTTATCCTTATTTTTTTAACAATTCTTGTGTTAGTTGCAAGCCAGGTTATTGTGAAAAGTTTTCATGACCCTTTAAAAAGATTTTATGAAGAAGCAGAGCTCGCCATCAAGGAAGGGAAAAGCAGTATAAATTATTTCGCTCCAAATCCTGAAATGGAAAATATCAAAGTAGCATTCAATCGAATTCTTCTCAGACAACCGGGTGGGCTCAAGGAGAAAGGCGTTGAGGAAAAACCCGAAATGTCCTCAGAGCAAAAAAGTGGGAACAATGACGTTAATTCTCAGTCAGTTAATATTTACGATTCTCTACAGAAAAACCGTGACGAAAACATGATTAATTCAAAAGATATAGAGCATCCATGGTGCATCATCAGCAGAGATGAATACTGTCTTAACCAGCTATCTGACAACTTTTCGAGCGAACTTCAGATAGACCATTGCAAGCCTGATACGCATATCATTGAAGCTTTTGACTCTGAGTTGATCCAGGCTGTATCAGAGTTGATTGAAAATCAAATGTCAGAACCAGTTGAAATAGAGTATCTGGGACAGAAGTTTACCGTGGAAAGATCTGACAAGCTTTCGGATCAAAATTCGGTACTAATTATTTTCAGGAAATTATCCTAA
- a CDS encoding type II secretion system F family protein yields the protein MDSLLVKFLGIIIFFSSVFIFLYLSISKAKKKGSPRKEEQLFETEETRFIFAFRPLYQLLFPVIDKLPFPKYKSLIKKHIITAGLEGQITPADIIGFQATTMIIFGFIGYTFFSNWVFISIFIIVGLGFPYIWLFEKKKTRQEEIKRTMPDIVDMLSLSVEAGLAFNVAVQKVCNIFKEDKDPFVAELYLMDQNIKLGRSRQEALKIMAERVDIMEVDSFTSTLIQAEKMGSPISSVLKSQAERMRSERFMKAERLGAQASQKLLAPMMVLIFPTIFIIIFGPYIIQFIVSP from the coding sequence ATGGACAGCTTACTGGTAAAATTTCTGGGGATAATTATCTTTTTTTCTTCAGTTTTTATCTTTCTGTACTTAAGCATTTCAAAGGCTAAGAAAAAGGGCAGCCCCCGGAAAGAAGAGCAGCTGTTTGAAACTGAAGAAACAAGGTTTATTTTTGCCTTCAGACCATTGTATCAGCTGTTGTTTCCTGTAATAGATAAACTGCCTTTTCCGAAGTATAAAAGCCTGATTAAAAAACATATTATTACTGCCGGACTGGAGGGACAGATTACTCCTGCTGATATTATCGGATTTCAGGCTACAACCATGATTATCTTTGGCTTTATAGGGTACACTTTCTTTTCAAACTGGGTGTTCATCTCAATTTTTATTATAGTGGGACTTGGCTTTCCATATATCTGGCTCTTTGAAAAGAAGAAAACAAGGCAGGAAGAAATAAAGCGCACCATGCCGGATATAGTTGATATGCTTTCTCTTTCTGTTGAGGCTGGGTTGGCCTTCAACGTGGCTGTGCAAAAAGTCTGTAATATTTTTAAGGAAGACAAGGATCCTTTTGTTGCAGAACTTTATCTTATGGATCAAAATATAAAATTAGGACGATCAAGACAGGAAGCATTGAAAATCATGGCGGAAAGAGTAGATATTATGGAAGTTGACTCTTTTACATCAACATTAATACAGGCTGAAAAAATGGGATCTCCCATATCTTCTGTGCTGAAATCTCAGGCAGAAAGGATGCGCTCAGAAAGGTTCATGAAGGCAGAAAGACTCGGAGCACAGGCATCTCAAAAACTTCTGGCTCCTATGATGGTCTTAATCTTTCCAACAATATTTATAATCATATTTGGACCATACATTATTCAATTTATTGTCAGCCCATAA
- a CDS encoding GspE/PulE family protein, with protein MKKELMVEFNKKLFTAFQLRGIRIGAVPDLNSRLISDYLLDQGKVDASVVNSVLEEITGIQSLDPTFVSFDAKFIEHITTLLPWKTAKEETAFAVRHENEFLHVAMSLPQDSASISRLEAVTGCRIKPYSCNTPAITNCIQKYYENKTDVKEPLEEEFGLLSDKALKSLNLLLTGSSGPLAMINDAYLIRVLQFMLNTLVINGSSDLHMEPREMDFRVRFRKDGVMQTAWILPSIFKQAILPRLKMLARMDLEQSNLPQDGSISFGIIKNRVVDIRTSSLPSLYGEKIVMRVLERDKKQLSLTDLGMESRDAKLLNAAMRKPTGLILVTGPTGSGKSTTLYAVLSALNTDHVNIVTAEDPVEYKLDGLTQVSCTSDTGLTFNEALRSFLRQDPDIIMVGEIRDVPTADIALKAAMTGHLVLSTLHTNDAPGAVSRLINMGIPSYLVASAQMTIIAQRLMRKLCEKCKEEYFPEQEILKPMGLDKNNLQYFKPVGCSQCAGTGYNGRIGIYELMQINDQLIELILNNQPSKIIKEAAVEDGMVTLRKAALNKLKSGRTTIEEVIRVTMD; from the coding sequence TTGAAAAAAGAACTGATGGTCGAGTTTAACAAAAAACTTTTTACTGCATTCCAGCTCAGGGGAATCAGGATAGGGGCTGTTCCAGATCTGAACAGCAGGCTTATCTCTGACTACCTGCTGGATCAGGGTAAAGTTGATGCCAGTGTTGTCAATTCCGTGCTGGAAGAGATTACTGGAATACAAAGTCTTGATCCAACCTTTGTTTCTTTTGATGCAAAATTCATAGAGCATATTACCACTTTGCTCCCCTGGAAAACAGCCAAGGAGGAAACGGCTTTTGCAGTTCGTCATGAAAATGAATTTCTTCATGTAGCCATGTCTTTGCCACAGGACAGTGCATCCATAAGCAGGCTTGAGGCTGTTACAGGCTGTAGGATTAAGCCATACAGCTGCAATACCCCGGCTATAACAAACTGCATTCAAAAATATTATGAGAATAAAACAGATGTTAAGGAACCTTTGGAGGAAGAATTTGGCCTGCTTTCTGATAAAGCACTCAAATCACTTAATCTGCTTTTGACCGGGTCCAGTGGCCCTTTGGCCATGATTAATGATGCTTATCTTATCCGTGTGTTGCAGTTCATGCTCAATACTCTTGTAATAAATGGTTCCAGTGATCTGCATATGGAGCCAAGAGAAATGGACTTCCGGGTAAGATTTCGTAAAGACGGAGTCATGCAGACGGCCTGGATACTCCCATCCATTTTCAAACAGGCCATTCTGCCCAGGCTAAAAATGCTGGCCAGGATGGATCTTGAGCAAAGCAACCTTCCTCAGGATGGAAGCATAAGCTTTGGTATTATCAAAAACAGGGTCGTTGATATTCGAACTTCATCCCTTCCATCTCTTTATGGTGAAAAAATTGTAATGAGGGTGCTGGAAAGAGATAAAAAGCAGCTTTCGTTGACTGATCTGGGTATGGAGAGCAGAGATGCTAAGTTGCTGAACGCAGCCATGAGGAAGCCTACTGGGCTGATTCTGGTTACAGGCCCAACAGGAAGCGGCAAATCTACCACCCTGTATGCTGTACTTAGTGCGCTCAATACGGATCATGTAAACATAGTTACTGCAGAAGATCCTGTTGAATACAAATTGGATGGACTAACACAGGTCAGCTGCACTTCAGATACCGGCCTGACCTTTAATGAAGCCCTTCGTTCATTTTTAAGGCAGGATCCAGATATTATTATGGTTGGTGAAATCCGTGACGTACCAACAGCTGACATTGCCCTGAAAGCGGCAATGACCGGTCACCTGGTATTAAGCACTCTGCATACAAATGATGCACCGGGAGCTGTCAGCAGATTGATTAACATGGGGATTCCGTCATATCTGGTAGCTTCCGCCCAAATGACCATAATTGCCCAGAGGCTCATGAGAAAGCTGTGCGAAAAGTGCAAGGAAGAGTATTTTCCGGAACAGGAAATATTAAAACCAATGGGACTGGACAAAAATAATTTGCAGTACTTCAAACCAGTAGGCTGCTCACAGTGTGCGGGAACTGGATATAATGGCAGGATTGGCATTTATGAGCTTATGCAGATAAATGACCAGTTAATCGAATTAATCTTGAACAATCAACCATCCAAAATCATTAAGGAAGCAGCTGTTGAAGATGGTATGGTGACTCTGAGAAAAGCTGCTCTGAACAAACTAAAATCCGGTCGCACAACCATTGAGGAAGTTATCAGAGTAACAATGGATTAA